A genomic region of Zea mays cultivar B73 chromosome 6, Zm-B73-REFERENCE-NAM-5.0, whole genome shotgun sequence contains the following coding sequences:
- the LOC103629574 gene encoding ubiquitin carboxyl-terminal hydrolase MINDY-1 encodes MSSDPSRHLPSPVAPPDAAEVDTHSAEPPEVMHRTRAVDFLGRRTPIVYQNDNGPCPLLAICNVLLLKNVISMNPDAEEVSQQRLLSLVAERLIDPNIAGQVKDEEYVNNREQNIADAIDLLPCLTTGIDVNVMFRKIDDFEFTRERAIFDLLDIPLYHGWIVDPQDTETATAIGSKSYNALASGLVEFKSGKPTEENKPVEEETVDFAAATAAALKIPSPSVSLGRSFDEHSLSNSVEPHKRRGDLEEEEELMRVLTLSKGESGDAVDGEVSLDTSHSHSLSNMDTPQTENLQSETPELVGAAKEEEHGNHTVSDDGSILPVINGVVNGSEAVTKESQKTLTSKEPEASGIKNMLPGDLNILVQSSECTPNCQSHESFATSDPQPAVPTLVEGGKENNREQFDAQIHGQSNDTEVACDSTTATCEAVPGHAKTELDVKSDSLENSEPLPLSIQEYEPIYQGEEHILGTTNMVYENQEPVYEGEVVLAKQLDKMEESSPSVDDKATEHHWELIDNFLWSTANQLTVYGLFCLQEELKENELCVFFRNNHFNTMFKYNGSLYLLATDQGFISQTDLVWQRLDEVNGDGGFLTSNFTPFKAETPRNDSWNEQQAMTSTADYLAQFDNSTSGNSDLELAIALQQQEFERQPQRFQAPPPQQQQQQPPPQTQHQPAQSGRPGLVVGPRMSNVPPPSRSESKKERCIVM; translated from the exons ATGTCGTCTGACCCTTCGCGCCACCTCCCGTCGCCGGTGGCTCCGCCGGACGCGGCGGAGGTGGATACCCATTCCGCCGAGCCGCCAGAGGTGATGCACCGGACGAGAGCCGTCGACTTCCTTGGACGACGCACGCCCATCGTCTACCAGAACGACAACGGGCCCTGCCCGCTCCTCGCCATCT GTAACGTGCTGCTGCTGAAGAATGTGATCAGCATGAACCCTGACGCGGAGGAGGTGTCGCAGCAGAGGTTGCTCTCGCTCGTGGCGGAGCGCCTCATCGATCCAAACATCGCTGGACAG GTCAAGGATGAGGAGTATGTTAACAACCGGGAGCAGAACATCGCGGATGCGATTGATCTTCTCCCGTGCCTCACGACAGGCATTGATGTGAACGTGATGTTCAGGAA GATTGATGACTTCGAGTTCACCCGAGAACGTGCTATATTTGATCTTCTGGATATCCCGCTATATCATGGATGGATTGTGGACCCTCAG GATACTGAAACTGCTACTGCTATTGGATCGAAGTCCTACAATGCTCTTGCTTCCGGACTTGTTGAATTCAAGTCAGGTAAACCAACAGAAGAAAATAAACCTGTGGAGGAAGAAACTGTTGATTTTGCTGCCGCAACAGCTGCAGCTTTAAAGATTCCGTCTCCCAGTGTTTCTCTTGGGAGATCATTTGATGAACATAGTCTCTCAAACTCAGTTGAACCACATAAAAGGCGAGGTGACCTTGAGGAAGAAGAGGAATTGATGAGGGTCCTCACATTGTCCAAAGGAGAAAGTGGGGATGCAGTTGATGGAGAAGTTTCTCTTGACACCTCACATAGTCATTCATTGTCCAACATGGATACACCACAAACTGAGAATCTTCAGTCAGAAACACCTGAGTTAGTAGGGGCAGCAAAAGAAGAGGAACATGGTAATCACACTGTGAGTGATGATGGCTCCATCCTACCAGTCATAAATGGTGTTGTTAATGGTAGTGAAGCTGTGACCAAAGAATCTCAAAAAACTTTGACATCTAAAGAACCAGAGGCTAGTGGAATAAAGAATATGTTACCAGGGGACCTTAATATACTCGTTCAATCTTCAGAATGTACTCCCAATTGTCAGTCTCATGAATCCTTTGCTACTAGTGACCCCCAGCCTGCTGTTCCTACTCTTGTTGAAGGTGGTAAAGAAAACAATAGAGAACAGTTCGATGCACAAATTCATGGCCAATCTAATGATACTGAGGTTGCTTGTGACTCGACGACTGCAACTTGTGAAGCTGTTCCAGGTCATGCTAAAACAGAACTGGATGTGAAAAGTGATTCTTTAGAAAATTCTGAGCCTCTACCTTTAAGCATTCAGGAATATGAACCAATATACCAAGGTGAAGAGCACATACTTGGCACCACAAATATGGTGTATGAAAATCAAGAACCAGTGTATGAGGGGGAGGTGGTTCTTGCTAAGCAGCTTGACAAGATGGAGGAAAGCAGTCCTTCCGTGGATGACAAGGCCACAGAACATCATT GGGAGTTGATCGATAATTTTCTGTGGTCCACTGCTAACCAGCTGACTGTCTATGG TCTCTTCTGCTTACAAGAGGAACTTAAGGAAAATGAGCTTTGTGTCTTCTTCCGGAATAACCACTTCAACACTATGTTCAAG TACAACGGAAGTCTATATCTCCTAGCAACTGATCAAGGTTTTATAAGCCAAACTGATTTGGTATGGCAGAGGTTGGATGAG GTGAATGGAGATGGGGGTTTTCTTACTAGCAACTTCACACCATTTAAGGCTGAAACTCCAAGAAATGATTCATGGAATGAACAGCAAGCTATGACGAGTACTGCT GATTATCTTGCTCAATTTGACAACTCCACTTCTGGAAA ctctgatctggagctagctataGCACTTCAACAGCAAGAGTTTGAGCGGCAACCACAAAGGTTCCAAGCTCCAccaccacagcagcagcaacaacaaccacCACCTCAGACGCAGCACCAACCAGCTCAATCTGGCCGACCAGGACTTGTTGTTGGTCCAAGG ATGTCCAATGTGCCGCCTCCGTCAAGAAGTGAATCCAAGAAAGAGAGGTGCATCGTGATGTAA
- the LOC100281778 gene encoding Lysophospholipid acyltransferase LPEAT2 isoform 1 (isoform 1 is encoded by transcript variant 1): protein MASTSPNPASLSAPLLSDSISPAHAANGHAANHRHHHDGAVAASVCGDAGDPFAFLSEDRPPRDRGPSPADPFRNGTPAWCGGAYAWARTLLLLPVAAVRLALFGLAIAIGYAATWVALRGWADTHVRPREGGGPMPAWRRRLMWITRISARCILFSFGYHWIRKKGRPAPRELAPIVVSNHISYIEPIFFFYELFPTIVSSDSHDALPFVGTIIRAMQVIYVDRFSPASRKAAVNEIKRKAACNSFPRVLLFPEGTTTNGRFLISFQHGAFIPGYPVQPVVVHYPHVHFDQSWGNISLLKLMFKMFTQFHNFMEVEYLPVVYPPEIKQENALHFAEDTSYAMARALNALPTYYSYGDSMIMARAVEAGKVNCSNYMVEMAWVKDVYGISTAEVMELLEHFLAMNPDNDGRVKAEDFWAHFGLDCSPLCKKIFHYFDLDIKGLITFRQFLVGCAHLRKQPLFQGSCETAFEKCRGPETSEISRAQLADLLRLSMVPPSDDKMLELFKTFDVDGDEKISRDDFMACLGRFPFLIAFFAALINGEVYIEIV from the exons ATGGCCTCTACAAGCCCTAACCCGGCCTCTCTCTCCGCGCCCTTGCTCTCCGACTCCATCTCGCCCGCCCACGCCGCCAACGGGCACGCAGCCAACCATCGGCACCACCACGACGGCGCCGTCGCGGCCTCCGTGTGCGGCGACGCGGGGGACCCGTTCGCGTTCCTCTCGGAGGATCGGCCGCCGCGGGACCGTGGGCCGTCCCCGGCCGACCCGTTCCGCAACGGCACGCCGGCGTGGTGCGGCGGCGCGTACGCGTGGGCGAGGACGCTGCTGCTCCTGCCGGTCGCGGCGGTGCGGCTGGCGCTGTTCGGGCTCGCCATCGCCATCGGTTACGCGGCCACGTGGGTGGCTCTCCGCGGATGGGCGGACACGCACGTGAGGCCGCGGGAGGGCGGCGGGCCTATGCCGGCGTGGCGCCGCCGGCTCATGTGGATCACGCGGATCTCCGCCCGCTGCATCCTCTTCTCATTCGG GTACCATTGGATCAGAAAGAAAGGAAGGCCCGCTCCTAGGGAACTCGCACCTATTGTTGTTTCCAACCATATCTCGTACATAGAACCCATATTCTTCTTCTATGAATTATTCCCAACCATAGTTTCGTCCGACTCTCATGATGCCCTACCATTTGTTGGAACAATTATTCGAGCGATGCAG GTTATATATGTTGATAGATTCTCACCTGCTTCTCGGAAGGCTGCTGTAAATGAAATAAAG AGAAAGGCAGCTTGCAATAGCTTCCCGCGGGTCCTGTTATTCCCTGAAGGCACCACAACAAATGGGAGATTCCTGATTTCGTTCCAACATGGTGCGTTCATACCTGGCTACCCTGTTCAACCTGTTGTTGTCCATTATCCACATGTGCACTTTGATCAATCATG GGGAAATATATCGTTATTAAAGCTCATGTTCAAGATGTTCACACAGTTTCATAATTTCATGGAG GTAGAGTACCTTCCTGTTGTCTACCCTCCTGAGATCAAGCAAGAGAATGCCCTTCATTTTGCAGAGGAT ACCAGCTATGCTATGGCACGTGCCCTGAATGCCTTGCCGACTTATTATTCATATGGCGATTCTATGATTATGGCACGAGCAGTAGAAGCTGGAAAG GTGAACTGCTCAAATTATATGGTAGAAATGGCTTGGGTTAAAGAT GTTTACGGTATAAGCACAGCAGAAGTGATGGAACTATTGGAACATTTCCTGGCTATGAATCCAGATAACGA TGGACGTGTGAAAGCTGAAGATTTCTGGGCTCATTTTGGTCTGGATTGCAGTCCTCTGTGCAAGAAG ATATTTCACTATTTCGATTTAGACATTAAGGGGTTGATTACGTTCCGTCAG TTCTTGGTTGGGTGCGCGCACCTGAGGAAGCAACCACTGTTCCAGGGTTCCTGCGAGACCGCCTTTGAGAAGTGCCGGGGTCCTGAAACGTCTGAGATCTCCAGGGCACAGCTAGCTGATCTCTTGCGGTTAAGCATGGTGCCACCTTCTGATGATAAG ATGCTGGAGCTGTTCAAGACGTTCGATGTAGATGGCGACGAGAAGATCAGCAGGGACGACTTCATGGCGTGTCTTGGGAGGTTCCCGTTCCTGATCGCGTTCTTTGCTGCCCTGATCAATGGGGAAGTGTACATCGAGATAGTCTGA
- the LOC100281778 gene encoding Lysophospholipid acyltransferase LPEAT2 isoform 2 (isoform 2 is encoded by transcript variant 2) yields MSFQRKAACNSFPRVLLFPEGTTTNGRFLISFQHGAFIPGYPVQPVVVHYPHVHFDQSWGNISLLKLMFKMFTQFHNFMEVEYLPVVYPPEIKQENALHFAEDTSYAMARALNALPTYYSYGDSMIMARAVEAGKVNCSNYMVEMAWVKDVYGISTAEVMELLEHFLAMNPDNDGRVKAEDFWAHFGLDCSPLCKKIFHYFDLDIKGLITFRQFLVGCAHLRKQPLFQGSCETAFEKCRGPETSEISRAQLADLLRLSMVPPSDDKMLELFKTFDVDGDEKISRDDFMACLGRFPFLIAFFAALINGEVYIEIV; encoded by the exons ATGTCCTTTCAGAGAAAGGCAGCTTGCAATAGCTTCCCGCGGGTCCTGTTATTCCCTGAAGGCACCACAACAAATGGGAGATTCCTGATTTCGTTCCAACATGGTGCGTTCATACCTGGCTACCCTGTTCAACCTGTTGTTGTCCATTATCCACATGTGCACTTTGATCAATCATG GGGAAATATATCGTTATTAAAGCTCATGTTCAAGATGTTCACACAGTTTCATAATTTCATGGAG GTAGAGTACCTTCCTGTTGTCTACCCTCCTGAGATCAAGCAAGAGAATGCCCTTCATTTTGCAGAGGAT ACCAGCTATGCTATGGCACGTGCCCTGAATGCCTTGCCGACTTATTATTCATATGGCGATTCTATGATTATGGCACGAGCAGTAGAAGCTGGAAAG GTGAACTGCTCAAATTATATGGTAGAAATGGCTTGGGTTAAAGAT GTTTACGGTATAAGCACAGCAGAAGTGATGGAACTATTGGAACATTTCCTGGCTATGAATCCAGATAACGA TGGACGTGTGAAAGCTGAAGATTTCTGGGCTCATTTTGGTCTGGATTGCAGTCCTCTGTGCAAGAAG ATATTTCACTATTTCGATTTAGACATTAAGGGGTTGATTACGTTCCGTCAG TTCTTGGTTGGGTGCGCGCACCTGAGGAAGCAACCACTGTTCCAGGGTTCCTGCGAGACCGCCTTTGAGAAGTGCCGGGGTCCTGAAACGTCTGAGATCTCCAGGGCACAGCTAGCTGATCTCTTGCGGTTAAGCATGGTGCCACCTTCTGATGATAAG ATGCTGGAGCTGTTCAAGACGTTCGATGTAGATGGCGACGAGAAGATCAGCAGGGACGACTTCATGGCGTGTCTTGGGAGGTTCCCGTTCCTGATCGCGTTCTTTGCTGCCCTGATCAATGGGGAAGTGTACATCGAGATAGTCTGA
- the LOC100275445 gene encoding uncharacterized protein LOC100275445 — MENSPPPPAPQAQATRPDPIHRPAEDPAPMRPPSPSSPRPPVAFPTLDSLAAFLRPRLPPGALSSWGAVPGTKTLANLFLELAVGDCALDAASPRVVRAVHVATVRIRNRRGARLVETRQLLSDGTVRRRGPRPLSEKMRPGESPEAAAARAVREELGARARVRILGGAGARVEERESASYPGLPARYVLHAVDAEVVDGVPEDGEFETEEAGEDDAAGAITVKRHYWDWIDDDDDGDSERKEVAAAGARAH, encoded by the coding sequence ATGGAGAATTCCCCACCACCACCAGCACCGCAGGCGCAGGCGACGCGGCCCGATCCCATCCACCGCCCCGCTGAAGACCCCGCGCCGATGCGgccgccgtcgccgtcgtcgccgcGCCCGCCTGTCGCGTTCCCGACGCTGGACTCGCTGGCGGCGTTCCTCCGGCCGCGGCTCCCTCCCGGGGCGCTCTCCTCCTGGGGCGCCGTGCCGGGGACCAAGACCCTCGCGAACCTGTTCCTGGAGCTCGCCGTGGGCGACTGCGCGCTGGACGCCGCCTCGCCGCGGGTGGTCCGCGCGGTGCACGTGGCCACGGTCCGCATCCGCAACCGGCGCGGCGCGCGGCTCGTGGAAACCCGGCAGCTGCTCTCCGACGGCACGGTCCGGCGGCGCGGCCCGCGGCCGCTGTCCGAGAAGATGCGGCCCGGCGAGTCCCCCGAGGCCGCCGCGGCGCGCGCCGTCCGGGAGGAGCTcggcgcccgcgcccgcgtccGGATCCTCGGCGGGGCCGGCGCGCGCGTGGAGGAGCGGGAGTCCGCGTCCTACCCGGGCCTCCCCGCCCGCTACGTGCTCCACGCGGTCGACGCCGAGGTGGTGGACGGCGTGCCCGAGGACGGCGAGTTCGAGACCGAGGAGGCCGGCGAGGACGACGCCGCCGGTGCCATCACCGTGAAGCGCCACTACTGGGATTGgatcgacgacgatgacgacggtgACAGTGAGCGCAAGGAAGTTGCTGCTGCCGGCGCGCGCGCGCACTAG
- the LOC100283824 gene encoding Pectinesterase inhibitor 9 precursor, producing the protein MARPCRSSSSAAARLLLLLAAVAAALQAAAATPPVASGFIRKSCRATQYPSVCEQSLAAYGGSPPPRSPRELARAALAVSADRARAASAYVGRLCGSRSGSGDGSPRRGAGAGAKKGSAAAGPVRDCLENLADSVGHLRDAAQEIGGAGMARAGTRAFRWHLSNVQTWCSAALTDENTCLDGLSSRAVDAATRAAVRGRVVEVAQVTSNALALVNKVGPGY; encoded by the coding sequence ATGGCTCGCCCctgccgcagcagcagcagcgccgctgcccgcctcctcctgctgctcGCCGCCGTCGCAGCGGCGCTCCAGGCAGCGGCCGCCACGCCGCCGGTGGCCAGCGGCTTCATCCGCAAATCCTGCCGCGCGACGCAGTACCCGTCGGTGTGCGAGCAGAGCCTCGCGGCGTACGGAGGCTCCCCGCCGCCGCGGAGCCCGCGGGAGCTGGCGCGCGCCGCGCTGGCGGTGAGCGCGGACCGCGCTCGGGCAGCGTCCGCGTACGTCGGCCGCCTGTGCGGCTCCCGGTCCGGATCCGGCGACGGCAGCCCCCgccgcggcgccggcgccggcgcgaaGAAGGGGTCGGCGGCCGCGGGTCCCGTGCGCGACTGTCTGGAGAATCTAGCGGACAGCGTGGGCCACCTCCGCGACGCGGCGCAGGAGATAGGCGGCGCCGGGATGGCCCGCGCCGGGACGCGCGCGTTCAGGTGGCACCTGAGCAACGTGCAGACCTGGTGCAGCGCCGCGCTCACGGACGAGAACACCTGCCTGGACGGGCTCTCGTCCCGCGCCGTGGACGCCGCCACGCGCGCCGCCGTCCGCGGCAGGGTCGTCGAGGTCGCGCAGGTCACCAGCAACGCGCTCGCACTCGTCAACAAGGTCGGGCCTGGGTACTAG